ACCTGGCGCACCTCGATCGGCATGTTCAGCGGCGCGCCGCCGGGGCCGGGCGCCGCGGAGGCCTTGGCGGCGAGCTGGTAGGCGCGCTCGGGCGAGTCGACCTCCACGATCCAGTAGCCGGCGAGGAACTCTTTCGACTCGGGGAACGGCCCGTCGGTGATCGGCGCGCCGTCCTTCCCCGCGCGCACCAGCCTGGCCTGTCCGGGAGGGGTGAGCCCCTGGGCGTCCACCCACTCGCCCGCCTCGGTCAGCTCCC
The Longimicrobium sp. DNA segment above includes these coding regions:
- a CDS encoding YciI family protein, with product MKYMLMMHVPAGTGDYQINHWSPEDFQAHIAFMHQYNRELTEAGEWVDAQGLTPPGQARLVRAGKDGAPITDGPFPESKEFLAGYWIVEVDSPERAYQLAAKASAAPGPGGAPLNMPIEVRQVMSGPPTDA